A region of Streptomyces halobius DNA encodes the following proteins:
- a CDS encoding 4-(cytidine 5'-diphospho)-2-C-methyl-D-erythritol kinase: MTAPTTPDAVTVRVPAKVNVQLAVGAARPDGFHGLANVFLAVGLHDEVTATPSDTLRITAEGHDVDQIPLDRTNLAARAAELLAARYGIEPHVHLHITKDIPVAGGMAGGSADAAGALVACDALWSTGASRAELLALCAELGSDVPFGLVGGAALGRGRGELLNPLTVGGTFHWVFAVADGGLSTPAVYREFDRLTEGTEVPEPEAAPELLAALESGDATALAAALANDLQPAALSLRPSLAATLDAGTAAGALAALVSGSGPTTAFLAKNAEAARQVAAALSASGTCRQVRVADSPAPGATLL; encoded by the coding sequence GTGACTGCGCCCACCACGCCCGATGCCGTTACCGTCCGCGTCCCGGCGAAGGTCAACGTCCAGCTGGCCGTCGGCGCCGCCCGCCCCGACGGCTTCCACGGCCTGGCGAACGTCTTCCTCGCCGTCGGCCTCCACGACGAGGTCACCGCCACCCCCTCGGACACCCTGCGGATCACCGCCGAGGGCCATGACGTCGACCAGATCCCGCTCGACCGTACGAACCTGGCCGCCCGCGCCGCCGAGCTCCTCGCCGCCCGGTACGGCATCGAGCCGCACGTCCACCTCCACATCACCAAGGACATTCCCGTCGCGGGCGGTATGGCCGGCGGCAGCGCGGACGCCGCCGGCGCCCTGGTCGCCTGCGACGCCCTCTGGTCGACGGGCGCCTCCCGCGCCGAACTCCTCGCCCTCTGCGCCGAGTTGGGCAGTGACGTACCCTTCGGCCTGGTCGGCGGCGCGGCGCTGGGCCGCGGCCGCGGCGAGCTGCTGAATCCGCTCACCGTCGGCGGCACCTTCCACTGGGTCTTCGCGGTCGCCGACGGCGGCCTGTCGACCCCGGCCGTCTACCGGGAGTTCGACCGGCTGACGGAGGGCACGGAGGTGCCCGAGCCGGAGGCGGCGCCGGAACTGCTGGCCGCACTGGAATCCGGCGACGCCACCGCACTCGCCGCGGCCCTCGCCAACGACCTGCAGCCCGCGGCCCTCTCGCTGCGCCCGTCCTTGGCCGCCACCCTGGACGCCGGCACCGCGGCGGGCGCGCTGGCCGCGCTGGTGTCCGGCTCGGGCCCGACGACGGCGTTCCTGGCCAAGAACGCAGAGGCGGCGCGGCAGGTGGCGGCGGCGCTGTCGGCCTCGGGAACATGCCGGCAGGTGCGGGTGGCGGATTCACCGGCCCCGGGGGCGACGCTCCTGTAG
- the rsmA gene encoding 16S rRNA (adenine(1518)-N(6)/adenine(1519)-N(6))-dimethyltransferase RsmA yields the protein MTNSSSPDDSGPLLGPADVRELAAALGVRPTKQRGQNFVIDANTVRRIVRTADVRPDDVVVEIGPGLGSLTLGLLETAERVTAIEIDDVLAAALPSTVAARMPDRADRFELVHSDALRVTELPGPAPTALVANLPYNVAVPVLLHMLATFPTIDRVLVMVQSEVADRLAARPGNKVYGVPSVKANWYAEVKRAGAIGRNVFWPAPNVDSGLVSLVRRDKPPTTTASRAEVFAVVDAAFAQRRKTLRAALSGWAGSATAAESALVAAGIAPQARGEALTVEEFARIAENKGAAQ from the coding sequence GTGACCAACAGCAGCAGCCCCGATGACTCCGGCCCGCTCCTCGGGCCCGCCGATGTGCGTGAGCTGGCCGCCGCGCTGGGCGTACGGCCCACCAAGCAGCGCGGCCAGAACTTCGTCATCGACGCCAACACCGTCCGCCGGATCGTCCGGACCGCCGATGTCCGGCCCGACGACGTCGTCGTCGAGATCGGCCCCGGCCTCGGCTCGCTGACGCTGGGCCTGCTGGAGACCGCCGAGCGGGTCACCGCCATCGAGATCGACGACGTGCTCGCGGCCGCCCTGCCGTCCACCGTCGCGGCCCGGATGCCCGACCGCGCCGACCGCTTCGAGCTGGTGCACAGCGATGCCCTGCGCGTCACCGAGCTGCCCGGCCCCGCGCCCACCGCGCTGGTCGCCAACCTCCCCTACAACGTCGCGGTCCCGGTGCTGCTGCACATGCTCGCGACCTTCCCGACCATCGACCGCGTCCTGGTCATGGTCCAGTCCGAGGTCGCCGACCGGCTGGCCGCCCGTCCCGGCAACAAGGTCTACGGCGTGCCGTCCGTCAAGGCGAACTGGTATGCCGAGGTCAAGCGGGCCGGGGCGATCGGCCGCAATGTCTTCTGGCCCGCGCCGAACGTCGACTCCGGGCTGGTCTCGCTGGTCCGCCGCGACAAGCCGCCGACGACGACGGCCTCCCGCGCCGAGGTCTTCGCGGTCGTCGACGCCGCGTTCGCCCAGCGCCGCAAGACGCTGCGGGCCGCGCTGTCGGGATGGGCCGGATCGGCCACCGCGGCGGAGTCCGCGCTGGTCGCGGCCGGTATCGCGCCGCAGGCCCGCGGCGAGGCGCTGACCGTCGAGGAGTTCGCGCGGATCGCGGAGAACAAGGGAGCCGCCCAGTGA